One Dermacentor silvarum isolate Dsil-2018 chromosome 10, BIME_Dsil_1.4, whole genome shotgun sequence genomic window carries:
- the LOC119432014 gene encoding uncharacterized protein LOC119432014 isoform X2 — MLVLNVLTVVYMHVDNQAQKTKGPADDNENLALSMDKESVLWHPLVCVHRCSPLLGGSSRAHHYPKDAVCDLLYLQLPADLSVAQVRTAPCYKDFVMIASVATVTRYGVLVDRSQSNASYWQLKGDDGMAAFVALWGARIKNHGVANLVLNTSTSTDELQLFLPLIERLRELQALLNELTGQQVERRYMMLDVRTSYTNPTVDLVTLSKLLRIAMAFPIDLLLLQTHLPADGTKPCMVVGPTTSVRAASMDAVDVPIMVCVDWASVMKAGWEMAWFLTKRTRKWNVATFDYNTTVGPKMKHAYKLYSGKRLGWAVDDVEFDLDAKDYCREAFSLVQLVAQGRPGRTPHLP, encoded by the exons ATGCTGGTGCTGAACGTCCTCACCGTCGTTTACATGCACGTAGATAACCAAG CGCAAAAAACCAAAGGACCTGCCGATGACAACGAAA ACTTGGCACTCAGCATGGACAAGGAATCTGTCCTGTGGCACCCTCTGGTGTGTGTGCATCGGTGCTCACCCCTCCTGGGTGGTAGCAGCAGGGCCCACCACTACCCGAAGGACGCCGTGTGCGACCTCTTATACCTGCAGCTGCCCGCCGATCTGTCGGTGGCGCAGGTCAGGACGGCGCCGTGCTACAAAGACTTCGTCATGATCGCCAGCGTCGCCACCGTCACGCGCTACGGTGTGCTCGTCGATCGCAG CCAGAGCAACGCCAGCTACTGGCAGCTGAAGGGCGACGACGGGATGGCCGCGTTTGTGGCGTTGTGGGGCGCGAGGATCAAGAACCACGGAGTGGCCAACCTCGTCTTGAACACGTCGACCTCCACGGACGAGCTTCAGCTGTTCCTGCCCCTGATTGAG CGGCTACGCGAGCTGCAGGCCCTGCTGAACGAGCTGACCGGCCAGCAGGTCGAGAGGCGGTACATGATGCTGGACGTGCGGACCTCGTACACCAACCCGACCGTGGACCTCGTGACACTGAGTAAACTGCTCCGCATCGCCAT GGCATTTCCAATCGACTTGCTGCTGCTTCAAACGCACCTTCCGGCGGATGGCACCAAGCCCTGCATGGTGGTGGGCCCCACGACAAGCGTGCGAGCGGCATCGATGGACGCCGTGGACGTGCCCATCATG GTTTGCGTTGATTGGGCATCCGTTATGAAGGCCGGCTGGGAGATGGCCTGGTTCCTAACGAAAAGGACTCGAAAGTGGAACGTTGCCACGTTCGACTACAACACCACCGTCGGCCCAAAG ATGAAGCACGCCTACAAGCTCTACAGTGGCAAGCGGCTCGGATGGGCCGTTGATGACGTGGAGTTCGACTTGGACGCCAAAGATTATTGCCGCGAGGCATTTTCACTCGTTCAGTTAGTAGCTCAAGGCAGGCCCGGGCGTACACCACATCTGCCCTGA
- the LOC119432014 gene encoding uncharacterized protein LOC119432014 isoform X1: MLVLNVLTVVYMHVDNQAQKTKGPADDNENLALSMDKESVLWHPLVCVHRCSPLLGGSSRAHHYPKDAVCDLLYLQLPADLSVAQVRTAPCYKDFVMIASVATVTRYGVLVDRSQSNASYWQLKGDDGMAAFVALWGARIKNHGVANLVLNTSTSTDELQLFLPLIERLRELQALLNELTGQQVERRYMMLDVRTSYTNPTVDLVTLSKLLRIAMAFPIDLLLLQTHLPADGTKPCMVVGPTTSVRAASMDAVDVPIMGEAAVMASRAEPPDYVTVLLSFSARTVYFDVPQSWSLGMPCDKIAEPKHLGKVCVDWASVMKAGWEMAWFLTKRTRKWNVATFDYNTTVGPKMKHAYKLYSGKRLGWAVDDVEFDLDAKDYCREAFSLVQLVAQGRPGRTPHLP, encoded by the exons ATGCTGGTGCTGAACGTCCTCACCGTCGTTTACATGCACGTAGATAACCAAG CGCAAAAAACCAAAGGACCTGCCGATGACAACGAAA ACTTGGCACTCAGCATGGACAAGGAATCTGTCCTGTGGCACCCTCTGGTGTGTGTGCATCGGTGCTCACCCCTCCTGGGTGGTAGCAGCAGGGCCCACCACTACCCGAAGGACGCCGTGTGCGACCTCTTATACCTGCAGCTGCCCGCCGATCTGTCGGTGGCGCAGGTCAGGACGGCGCCGTGCTACAAAGACTTCGTCATGATCGCCAGCGTCGCCACCGTCACGCGCTACGGTGTGCTCGTCGATCGCAG CCAGAGCAACGCCAGCTACTGGCAGCTGAAGGGCGACGACGGGATGGCCGCGTTTGTGGCGTTGTGGGGCGCGAGGATCAAGAACCACGGAGTGGCCAACCTCGTCTTGAACACGTCGACCTCCACGGACGAGCTTCAGCTGTTCCTGCCCCTGATTGAG CGGCTACGCGAGCTGCAGGCCCTGCTGAACGAGCTGACCGGCCAGCAGGTCGAGAGGCGGTACATGATGCTGGACGTGCGGACCTCGTACACCAACCCGACCGTGGACCTCGTGACACTGAGTAAACTGCTCCGCATCGCCAT GGCATTTCCAATCGACTTGCTGCTGCTTCAAACGCACCTTCCGGCGGATGGCACCAAGCCCTGCATGGTGGTGGGCCCCACGACAAGCGTGCGAGCGGCATCGATGGACGCCGTGGACGTGCCCATCATG GGCGAGGCCGCAGTCATGGCTTCGCGGGCCGAGCCGCCGGACTACGTGACCGTGCTTCTGTCGTTCAGTGCGCGTACCGTGTACTTCGACGTTCCGCAGTCGTGGAGCCTGGGCATGCCCTGCGACAAGATCGCGGAACCGAAGCATTTAGGCAAG GTTTGCGTTGATTGGGCATCCGTTATGAAGGCCGGCTGGGAGATGGCCTGGTTCCTAACGAAAAGGACTCGAAAGTGGAACGTTGCCACGTTCGACTACAACACCACCGTCGGCCCAAAG ATGAAGCACGCCTACAAGCTCTACAGTGGCAAGCGGCTCGGATGGGCCGTTGATGACGTGGAGTTCGACTTGGACGCCAAAGATTATTGCCGCGAGGCATTTTCACTCGTTCAGTTAGTAGCTCAAGGCAGGCCCGGGCGTACACCACATCTGCCCTGA